A genomic segment from Chitinophagaceae bacterium encodes:
- the dusB gene encoding tRNA dihydrouridine synthase DusB — MPKIGTINLPEFPLLLAPMEDVSDPPFRAVCKANGADVMFSEFISSEGLIRDAITSRKKLDFTEEERPFAIQIFGGDEEAMALSAKICETVKPDFVDINFGCPVKKVVSKGAGAGVLKDMDLMVRLTEAVVKSTNLPVTVKTRLGWDDNTKNIEEVAERMQDAGIQALTIHGRTRCQLYKGEADWALIAKVKNNPRIQMPIFGNGDIDSPQKALQYKNKYDVDGIMVGRAAIGYPWIFREIKHYLATSEILPAPTLQERIEVCRTHLKKSVEWKGPIVGINEMRRHYTNYLKGLPNIKEFRQKLVTLPSPDAVNEVLNDIGEYYKGYEFERLPIQIVNYHEKCAL, encoded by the coding sequence ATGCCCAAAATAGGCACTATCAATTTACCGGAATTTCCCCTTTTGCTTGCTCCTATGGAAGATGTAAGCGATCCGCCATTTCGTGCAGTTTGCAAAGCCAATGGCGCCGATGTAATGTTTAGTGAATTCATCAGCAGCGAAGGATTGATAAGGGATGCTATTACAAGCCGTAAAAAACTGGATTTTACCGAAGAAGAAAGGCCCTTTGCCATACAAATTTTTGGAGGTGATGAAGAGGCCATGGCCCTGAGCGCTAAAATTTGTGAAACCGTAAAACCAGATTTTGTTGACATTAATTTTGGCTGCCCTGTAAAAAAAGTGGTGAGCAAAGGAGCAGGTGCAGGCGTTTTAAAAGATATGGATTTAATGGTGCGCCTTACCGAAGCTGTGGTAAAAAGCACCAACCTTCCTGTAACGGTAAAAACAAGATTGGGCTGGGACGATAACACAAAAAATATTGAAGAAGTTGCCGAACGTATGCAGGACGCAGGGATACAAGCACTAACTATACATGGCCGCACCCGTTGCCAGTTGTACAAAGGCGAAGCAGACTGGGCACTGATTGCCAAAGTTAAAAACAACCCACGCATACAAATGCCCATTTTTGGAAATGGGGATATTGACAGCCCGCAAAAAGCTTTACAGTATAAAAATAAATATGACGTAGATGGCATAATGGTGGGTCGTGCCGCAATAGGTTACCCATGGATTTTTAGGGAAATAAAACATTACCTGGCTACCAGCGAAATATTACCTGCGCCCACCCTGCAGGAACGCATTGAGGTATGCCGCACCCATTTAAAAAAATCTGTTGAATGGAAAGGCCCCATTGTGGGCATAAATGAAATGCGCAGGCATTATACCAATTATTTAAAAGGCTTGCCCAATATTAAAGAGTTCAGGCAAAAATTAGTTACACTGCCGTCACCCGATGCAGTAAACGAAGTGCTGAATGATATTGGTGAATATTATAAAGGCTATGAGTTTGAGCGGCTGCCCATACAAATAGTGAATTACCATGAAAAATGTGCATTGTAG
- a CDS encoding ComEC/Rec2 family competence protein, with translation MQPTHNLPLWKQAPFIRLLFPLIAGILLQWYLGFSLGYIIICLICFSIALSFYYFLPVSLKYTFRFLQGLLIYFFIASAAMLLTWQADKSKQKSWYGHSLTDSSKLLLKINEPLVPKKNSYKADALVEAVINNGKILPASGKLLLYFSQTIDSNLYYGDKIIIDKSLTWIRNSGNPGAFNYERYTSFQQLFHTAFISPGEYVKTHESNQNFFSRFIYQSRTYILNNIRKYIGGNKNEQGIAEALLIGYKEDLDKDLVQAYSNTGVVHIIAISGLHLGLIYAILLWIFTKTGLMKRSKLISVILILSFLWLFSLLTGASASVLRSAVMFTFILSGKSFFKQANGYNALAASAFTLLCWNPYLLWDVGFQLSYLAVFGIMWLQQPIYKLWFIKNKLLQSAWSLMSVTLAAQVLTFPVCIYYFHQFPTLFLFTNFIAVPISTIILYSEILLILFAAVEPVAILLGKISHWTIYALNVFIQKCNSFSFSVIDKIYANPYSTWILYALVTALCCWLLYKNKTWLKLSFLFLGIYAGLMIYARIEINRQQKIIIYNVSRQSAIDFIYKDQYFFVGDSILLQDALPKNFYLKPARVSMLLNESTVPFANLSIKKNLYKFGNKTLLLVNREFSVDSAAPKIKVDILLFTKSPKLSVKEVTSRIQPTIVVFDASNPLWKIAKWRSECESLTLHCHSVPEQGAYVFGF, from the coding sequence ATGCAACCTACCCATAATCTTCCGCTGTGGAAACAAGCCCCATTTATACGGTTGCTATTTCCGCTTATTGCAGGCATCCTGCTGCAATGGTACCTGGGTTTTAGCCTGGGCTACATCATCATTTGCCTAATTTGTTTTTCCATAGCGCTGTCCTTTTATTACTTTTTACCGGTTTCCCTAAAGTATACTTTTCGTTTTTTACAGGGTTTGTTAATTTATTTTTTTATTGCATCTGCTGCCATGCTGCTCACCTGGCAAGCCGATAAAAGCAAACAAAAAAGCTGGTATGGCCATTCTTTAACCGACAGCAGCAAGCTCCTGTTAAAGATAAACGAGCCGCTTGTTCCCAAAAAAAATTCTTATAAAGCCGACGCCCTTGTAGAAGCGGTAATCAATAATGGCAAAATATTACCGGCAAGTGGAAAATTACTTTTATACTTTTCCCAAACTATTGACAGCAACCTGTATTACGGCGATAAAATTATTATTGATAAATCCCTCACCTGGATACGTAACTCCGGCAACCCCGGCGCTTTTAATTATGAAAGGTATACTTCGTTTCAGCAACTATTTCACACGGCGTTTATTTCGCCAGGAGAATATGTGAAAACCCATGAAAGCAATCAAAATTTTTTCTCCCGTTTTATCTATCAATCCCGTACTTATATTTTAAACAACATTCGGAAATATATTGGCGGCAATAAAAACGAACAAGGTATTGCCGAGGCCTTGCTCATAGGATATAAAGAAGACCTGGACAAAGATTTGGTACAGGCGTACAGCAATACCGGCGTGGTACATATTATTGCCATTTCTGGCCTGCACCTGGGTTTAATTTATGCCATATTACTCTGGATATTTACCAAAACCGGGCTAATGAAACGGTCTAAATTAATATCTGTTATCCTCATCCTTTCTTTTTTATGGTTGTTTTCTTTGCTTACCGGCGCATCGGCCTCCGTTTTGCGCAGCGCTGTTATGTTTACTTTTATCCTTAGCGGAAAATCATTTTTTAAGCAGGCAAATGGCTATAATGCATTGGCCGCTTCGGCATTTACTTTACTTTGCTGGAACCCTTACCTGCTTTGGGATGTAGGTTTTCAATTAAGTTACCTGGCTGTATTTGGAATTATGTGGCTGCAACAGCCCATTTATAAACTATGGTTTATAAAAAATAAATTACTGCAAAGCGCCTGGTCGTTAATGAGTGTAACGCTTGCAGCACAGGTTTTAACTTTCCCGGTGTGCATCTATTATTTTCACCAGTTTCCCACTTTGTTTTTGTTTACCAACTTTATTGCTGTGCCCATATCTACCATTATTCTTTATAGTGAAATACTGCTGATATTATTTGCGGCTGTTGAACCCGTAGCCATACTTTTGGGAAAAATAAGCCATTGGACAATTTATGCATTGAATGTGTTTATTCAAAAGTGCAACAGCTTTTCCTTTTCTGTTATTGATAAAATATATGCCAACCCTTACAGCACCTGGATATTGTATGCATTGGTAACGGCACTATGTTGCTGGCTTTTGTATAAAAATAAAACCTGGCTTAAACTATCTTTTTTGTTTTTGGGTATTTATGCCGGACTAATGATCTATGCAAGGATTGAAATAAACCGGCAACAAAAAATTATTATTTACAATGTGAGCAGGCAAAGCGCCATAGATTTTATTTATAAAGACCAGTATTTTTTTGTGGGCGACAGCATTTTACTGCAAGACGCCCTGCCCAAAAACTTTTACCTAAAGCCTGCCAGGGTTTCTATGTTATTAAACGAATCCACAGTACCGTTTGCAAACCTCAGCATCAAAAAAAACCTTTACAAATTTGGCAATAAAACACTTTTATTGGTTAATAGGGAATTTAGTGTTGATTCTGCTGCCCCCAAAATAAAAGTGGATATTTTATTATTTACCAAAAGCCCAAAACTTTCTGTAAAGGAGGTTACAAGCCGTATACAGCCCACAATAGTAGTTTTTGATGCATCAAACCCGTTGTGGAAAATTGCCAAATGGAGGAGCGAGTGCGAAAGTTTAACTTTGCACTGCCATTCGGTTCCCGAACAAGGCGCTTATGTATTCGGTTTCTAA
- a CDS encoding S-adenosylmethionine:tRNA ribosyltransferase-isomerase, producing MHPSFISISAYTYDLPSERIALHPLEQRDASKLLIYKNGMITEDRFGHITSHLPDKSLVVFNNSKVINARMIFETTTGKKIEIFCLEPFGLINEYSAVMTATGSCQWICLVGAAAKWKQGILQKKITVQQNEIVLEARIIEKTGDSFKILFNWSPGQYCFADIIEAAGVVPLPPYIKRHTEIEDVSRYQTIYALQQGSVAAPTAGLHFTNDVVKSFAQKKIQQAFVTLHVGAGTFKPVKSATLQQHDMHAEWMDVSVDTIEKIKSANGAITAVGTTSLRTIETLYWLAVKAYLQPNLKTLELRQWEVYEAPLNNANLSCTQALEHLLLWLKKNNKTSLFTQTQLIIAPGYQFRVAQIFITNFHQPQSTLLLLVAAAVGNNWKNLYQFAMENNFRFLSYGDANLIFINS from the coding sequence ATGCACCCATCATTCATTTCCATATCAGCATACACTTACGATTTACCCTCAGAGCGTATTGCACTGCATCCGCTGGAGCAAAGGGATGCTTCCAAACTCTTGATTTATAAAAATGGGATGATAACAGAAGACCGCTTTGGCCATATAACCAGCCATCTCCCCGATAAAAGCCTGGTAGTTTTTAATAACTCAAAAGTGATTAATGCACGGATGATTTTTGAAACAACCACCGGAAAAAAAATTGAAATATTTTGTTTAGAACCTTTTGGATTAATAAATGAATACAGCGCAGTAATGACAGCTACGGGCAGCTGCCAATGGATATGCCTTGTAGGTGCTGCTGCAAAATGGAAACAGGGAATATTACAAAAAAAAATAACAGTACAGCAAAATGAAATTGTATTGGAAGCAAGAATTATTGAAAAAACTGGCGATAGTTTTAAAATATTATTCAATTGGTCGCCTGGTCAATATTGCTTTGCCGATATTATTGAAGCTGCAGGAGTTGTACCCTTGCCGCCCTATATTAAACGGCATACAGAAATTGAAGACGTAAGCCGCTACCAAACTATTTATGCATTGCAGCAAGGTTCGGTTGCTGCGCCAACGGCTGGACTCCACTTTACTAATGATGTAGTAAAAAGTTTTGCGCAAAAAAAAATCCAGCAGGCATTTGTAACACTTCATGTAGGCGCTGGCACTTTTAAACCCGTAAAGTCGGCTACCTTGCAACAACATGATATGCATGCAGAATGGATGGACGTAAGTGTAGATACTATTGAAAAAATAAAATCCGCAAACGGTGCCATTACTGCTGTGGGCACTACATCTTTAAGAACCATTGAAACATTGTACTGGCTTGCTGTAAAAGCCTACCTTCAACCCAATTTAAAAACATTAGAACTTCGGCAATGGGAAGTTTATGAAGCGCCACTCAACAATGCAAACCTAAGCTGCACACAAGCTTTGGAACATTTACTTTTATGGCTTAAAAAGAACAATAAAACGAGTTTGTTTACGCAAACTCAATTGATAATAGCGCCAGGTTATCAATTTCGGGTTGCCCAAATATTCATTACCAATTTTCACCAGCCACAATCTACTTTACTTTTACTTGTAGCTGCTGCTGTAGGCAACAACTGGAAAAACCTTTACCAGTTTGCAATGGAAAATAATTTTCGATTCTTAAGTTATGGAGATGCCAACCTCATTTTTATAAATTCTTAA
- a CDS encoding L,D-transpeptidase: protein MKNRIFFLPVSIAAFLAITAFVPSGKKIFSFVKESRPVQEGKNYYIIIDKSDYELKVYDDEGWYATYPIVFGSKDLGDKMREGDKRTPNGHFKIIQKRINPKWGPQMLLDYPTAESFKKFKDRKAHGEIPKTARIGNGIAIHSTRKEEEWTVDNYYNWTDGCVSVKYTEMEELYSYIPVGTPVTIEP from the coding sequence ATGAAAAACCGCATATTCTTCCTCCCCGTATCCATTGCAGCCTTTTTGGCAATTACTGCCTTTGTACCATCGGGTAAAAAAATATTTTCTTTTGTAAAAGAAAGCAGGCCCGTGCAAGAAGGGAAGAATTATTATATTATTATTGATAAAAGCGATTATGAGTTGAAAGTATATGATGATGAAGGCTGGTATGCTACTTACCCAATAGTATTTGGTAGTAAAGATCTTGGCGATAAAATGCGTGAAGGAGATAAGCGTACGCCAAACGGGCATTTTAAAATTATTCAAAAAAGGATAAACCCCAAATGGGGTCCGCAAATGCTGCTGGATTATCCAACGGCTGAAAGCTTCAAAAAATTTAAAGATAGAAAAGCGCATGGTGAAATACCCAAAACGGCAAGAATAGGAAATGGTATTGCCATACACTCCACCCGTAAAGAAGAAGAATGGACCGTAGATAATTATTACAACTGGACCGATGGTTGCGTATCTGTAAAATATACCGAAATGGAAGAACTGTACAGTTATATACCGGTAGGTACGCCGGTTACTATTGAACCTTAA
- the purH gene encoding bifunctional phosphoribosylaminoimidazolecarboxamide formyltransferase/IMP cyclohydrolase → MQKKINAALISVFYKDGLENIIHELNNQGSIIYSTGGTLEFIEKLGVKAIAVESLTGFPSILSGRVKTLHPLVFGGILGKRNDAKHIAEMKQYNIPEIDLVIVDLYPFEETVKSTTDENAIIEKIDVGGPSMIRAAAKNFNDTVVVASKNDYTLLVEILSSQNGATNLEQRKHFAVKAFDVCTAYDNAISSYFNGIAIDTPFNKEKKILRYGENPHQQAVFYGNLNELFLQLHGKELSYNNLADVDAALGLMAEFENGNETVFAIIKHSNVCGIAAKKTTKESWDAALAGDPESAFGGVLVTNGRLDKATAEAINEIFFEVIIAPSFDDAALKVLQSKKNRIILQLLAKPHATTQMKTVLNGLLIQDTDKGTYSDWKESGGRQTTDAEKEDLIFANIICKHLKSNAIALVKNKQLIGKGCGQTSRIDALRHSIEKAGQFKFDLNEAALASDAFFPFDDCVKIAHTAGITAFIQPGGSIRDGDSITYCQQNNLAMVITGMRHFKH, encoded by the coding sequence ATGCAAAAAAAAATCAACGCTGCGCTTATCTCCGTTTTTTATAAAGACGGGCTGGAAAATATTATACATGAACTCAACAATCAGGGCTCTATAATTTATAGCACCGGCGGCACACTGGAATTTATTGAAAAGTTGGGCGTTAAAGCAATTGCTGTAGAAAGCCTTACCGGCTTCCCGTCAATTTTGAGCGGCAGGGTAAAAACACTCCATCCTTTGGTATTTGGCGGAATTTTGGGCAAGAGAAATGATGCAAAGCATATTGCCGAAATGAAGCAGTACAATATCCCAGAAATTGATTTGGTAATTGTTGATCTTTATCCCTTTGAAGAAACGGTAAAAAGCACTACCGACGAAAATGCCATTATAGAAAAAATTGATGTTGGCGGGCCAAGCATGATAAGGGCTGCTGCCAAAAATTTTAATGACACCGTAGTGGTAGCTTCAAAAAATGATTACACTTTATTAGTAGAAATTTTATCATCGCAAAACGGAGCCACAAACCTTGAGCAAAGAAAACATTTTGCCGTAAAAGCTTTTGATGTATGCACTGCTTACGACAATGCCATCTCTTCTTATTTTAACGGCATTGCCATAGATACGCCTTTTAACAAAGAAAAAAAGATATTGCGCTATGGAGAAAATCCACATCAGCAGGCAGTTTTTTATGGTAATTTAAATGAACTTTTTTTGCAGTTGCATGGCAAAGAATTATCGTATAACAATTTGGCCGATGTAGATGCAGCCCTTGGCCTCATGGCAGAATTTGAAAACGGCAACGAAACTGTTTTTGCCATAATAAAACACAGCAATGTTTGCGGTATAGCGGCAAAAAAAACTACCAAAGAAAGCTGGGATGCAGCATTAGCTGGCGATCCGGAAAGTGCTTTTGGCGGCGTTTTAGTAACCAATGGCAGGCTGGATAAAGCCACAGCCGAAGCCATAAATGAAATATTTTTTGAAGTAATTATTGCGCCTTCTTTTGATGATGCAGCCTTAAAGGTATTACAATCAAAAAAGAACAGGATAATATTACAGTTGCTGGCAAAGCCACATGCAACAACACAAATGAAAACGGTATTGAACGGCTTGTTGATTCAAGATACGGATAAGGGCACCTATAGCGACTGGAAAGAAAGCGGTGGCCGCCAAACCACTGATGCAGAAAAAGAAGATTTAATTTTTGCCAATATTATTTGCAAGCATTTAAAAAGCAACGCAATTGCATTGGTAAAAAACAAGCAGCTTATTGGTAAGGGCTGCGGGCAAACCAGCCGCATAGATGCATTGAGGCATTCCATAGAAAAAGCCGGGCAATTTAAATTTGATTTAAACGAGGCTGCATTGGCCAGCGATGCATTTTTCCCTTTTGATGATTGTGTAAAAATTGCCCATACAGCGGGTATTACAGCATTTATACAACCCGGTGGATCTATAAGAGACGGCGACTCCATTACCTATTGCCAGCAAAATAACCTGGCAATGGTAATTACAGGCATGAGGCATTTTAAACATTAA
- a CDS encoding CPBP family intramembrane metalloprotease, which produces MEYKSIKGFTGLGQLGMLFLFLGLGFVLAAIVQLVIFAQALPPGASLMDSGALMKVMNDPNNVSAVRLSQVLGTFCLMFIPAALLSLIANGRNPFWLGFNKYVNFRQIALGFAIIFLANIAAGPLEDLSKAIVAKLPAMDALAKKLEDQYAEQVKLLGNLKSWGAFIVAIFILAFFPAMFEELLFRGALQNILEKWWKAPLAAIIVTSIIFSCIHMSIYLFLSRAILGFVLGWMFYKSRNIWVNIIAHFLNNALALTFLFSEYMAKGKVNLDAGNIKVAWWAGLLAFLAIIFLFKLYDIFSAENRLRIAAREQALIAEKSPFQSLANNTSE; this is translated from the coding sequence ATGGAGTATAAAAGTATCAAAGGATTTACCGGTTTAGGACAGTTGGGAATGTTGTTTTTGTTTTTGGGCCTGGGTTTTGTATTGGCAGCTATAGTGCAACTGGTAATTTTTGCACAAGCTTTGCCTCCCGGAGCATCTTTGATGGATAGTGGTGCGCTCATGAAGGTAATGAACGACCCTAATAATGTAAGTGCCGTAAGGCTTTCGCAGGTATTGGGTACTTTTTGCCTTATGTTTATCCCTGCTGCATTATTGAGCCTTATTGCCAATGGCAGAAACCCGTTTTGGCTGGGTTTTAATAAATACGTGAACTTCCGTCAAATAGCGCTTGGGTTTGCCATTATTTTTTTGGCCAATATTGCTGCAGGCCCATTGGAAGATTTGAGCAAAGCCATTGTTGCCAAATTGCCGGCAATGGATGCTTTGGCAAAAAAACTGGAAGACCAATATGCCGAGCAGGTGAAACTTTTGGGCAATTTAAAAAGCTGGGGAGCTTTTATTGTTGCCATTTTTATTTTGGCCTTTTTTCCGGCTATGTTTGAAGAGCTGCTTTTTAGGGGCGCTTTACAAAATATTTTAGAAAAATGGTGGAAGGCGCCATTGGCGGCAATTATAGTTACCTCTATTATTTTTAGTTGCATTCACATGAGTATCTATTTATTTTTAAGCCGTGCCATTTTGGGTTTTGTGCTGGGCTGGATGTTTTATAAAAGCCGCAATATTTGGGTAAATATTATTGCCCATTTTTTAAACAATGCTCTTGCACTTACCTTTTTATTTAGCGAGTATATGGCAAAAGGTAAAGTAAATTTAGATGCAGGAAATATTAAAGTGGCGTGGTGGGCAGGTTTGCTGGCTTTTTTGGCAATAATATTTTTGTTTAAGTTGTACGATATATTCTCTGCAGAAAACAGGTTGCGTATTGCAGCAAGGGAGCAGGCTTTAATTGCCGAAAAAAGCCCTTTTCAATCATTGGCCAATAATACAAGCGAATAA